One segment of Anguilla anguilla isolate fAngAng1 chromosome 1, fAngAng1.pri, whole genome shotgun sequence DNA contains the following:
- the LOC118211407 gene encoding immunoglobulin superfamily DCC subclass member 3-like yields MARILFAFLVMLTCSRVGRASELAFLMEPNDVIAVRDRPLMLDCLVEGEGPISVTWRRNGVPVPTGHKASVLANGTLLIQNFQKRRESNETDAGEYDCAAQNRYGMLVSRKARVQLASLPKFHTHPESMSVDEGGVARFQCQVNGIPEASITWERNRTVLGTQDKRYTLLPAGILQITGVRRADSGVYRCVATNIANTRYSHEAQLSVMVAAPRTYKEPVILSGPQNLTITVHQTAILECIATGNPRPIVSWSRLDGRSIGVEGIQVLGTGNLMISDVTLQHSGVYVCSANRPGTRMRRTALGRLVVQAPPEFLQWPQSVSKPAGGSAVFTCLAQGVPEPHLIWLKNGKILTPGDNVKLTNNNSTLAVTRITSEDEAIYQCIAENSAGTNQASARLAVSLAKELPEAPQDLTATALSTTALQLSWAQPPPEVTDSIIGYVLHIRMIGEPDSRELQEAVSKSTFQHEFSNLEPATTYSIYLKAYSPLGASQQSNTVFATTLGGVPTAPSFFTKVLNSTALQVFWELPSKAGKLVGFKLFHRRVPDPDFQGPYLLPSQINTHTISHLEPAAVYEIKLAAYNGNGDSDGNMRLVSLAEEGTSAKTSTGGETACNCKQEGEGSMTGIVVGIHIGMACIIFCVLFLMFGYRRSLFCRKGTQDSWSVPQGEAAGHVGQRSVSKEGVTRSPEVIELVPQTCDTRGAASGQGQSHPGQCQVLIEQHPSRQPGTGTG; encoded by the exons atggcacggattttatttgcctttttggTGATGCTTACCTGTTCAA GGGTGGGCAGAGCCTCAGAACTGGCCTTTCTGATGGAACCCAATGATGTCATAGCGGTGCGGGACCGCCCCCTGATGCTGGACTGCCTGGTGGAAGGGGAAGGGCCTATTTCGGTCACATGGCGCAGGAATGGGGTGCCAGTGCCCACTGGGCACAAGGCAAGCGTGCTGGCCAATGGGACGCTCCTGATCCAGAACTTCCAGAAGCGGAGGGAGAGCAACGAGACGGACGCGGGCGAATACGACTGCGCCGCGCAGAACCGCTACGGCATGCTGGTCAGCCGCAAGGCGCGGGTCCAGCTGGCGT ctctccccaaGTTCCACACTCACCCCGAGTCCATGTCCGTGGATGAGGGGGGTGTCGCCCGCTTCCAGTGCCAGGTGAACGGCATACCAGAAGCCAGCATCACCTGGGAGAGGAACAGAACTGTTCTGGGCACTCAGGATAAAAG ATACACCCTGCTCCCTGCGGGCATCCTCCAGATCACGGGCGTGAGGCGGGCAGACAGCGGAGTGTACCGCTGCGTCGCCACCAACATTGCCAACACCCGCTACAGCCACGAGGCCCAGCTCAGTGTAATGG TCGCGGCCCCAAGGACCTACAAGGAGCCAGTGATCCTGTCGGGTCCCCAGAACCTGACCATCACAGTCCACCAGACAGCCATCCTGGAGTGCATCGCCACAGGAAACCCCAGGCCCATCGTGTCCTGGAGcaggctgg ATGGACGCTCCATTGGAGTGGAAGGCATCCAGGTGCTTGGAACAGGCAACCTGATGATTTCGGACGTGACCCTGCAGCACTCCGGGGTGTACGTGTGCTCCGCCAACCGGCCCGGGACCAGGATGAGGCGTACCGCTTTAGGGAGACTGGTAGTGCAAG CTCCCCCTGAGTTCCTGCAGTGGCCGCAATCTGTCTCaaagccagcagggggcagtgctgTGTTTACTTGCTTAGCTCAGGGTGTCCCAGAGCCTCATCTGATCTGGTTGAAGAATGGCAAGATACTGACTCCAGGAGACAATGTGAAACTCACCAACAATAACAG CACCCTTGCAGTGACACGCATCACCTCTGAAGACGAGGCCATCTACCAGTGCATCGCGGAGAACAGCGCCGGCACCAACCAGGCCAGCGCCCGCCTGGCGGTCTCCCTGGCCAAGGAGCTGCCGGAGGCGCCGCAGGACCTGACCGCCACCGCGCTCTCCACCACCGCGCTCCAGCTGTCCTGGGCGCAGCCGCCGCCCGAGGTCACCGACAGCATCATCGGCTACGTGCTGCACATCCGCATGATCGGAG AGCCAGACAGTCGAGAGCTACAGGAGGCAGTCAGTAAGAGCACGTTTCAGCACGAATTCAGCAACCTGGAGCCGGCCACCACCTACTCCATCTACCTCAAAGCCTATTCCCCCTTAGGAGCCAGCCAGCAGTCCAACACTGTTTTTGCTACGACACTAGGGGGTG tgccCACTGCCCCGAGTTTCTTCACCAAGGTTCTGAACAGCACCGCTCTGCAGGTGTTCTGGGAGCTCCCAAGCAAGGCTGGCAAACTGGTCGGCTTCAAGCTGTTCCACCGCAGGGTTCCCGACCCAGACTTCCAGGGGCCCTATCTGCTGCCCAGCCAAATCAACACCCACACCATCTCCCACCTCG AACCTGCGGCCGTGTACGAGATCAAACTGGCGGCCTATAATGGCAATGGAGACAGTGATGGCAACATGCGACTCGTGTCTCTGGCTGAGGAGGGCACCAGTGCCAAGACCAGCACCG GTGGAGAGACTGCGTGTAACTGCAAGCAGGAGGGCGAGGGCTCCATGACGGGCATTGTGGTGGGAATCCACATCGGCATGGCCTGCATCATCTTCTGCGTGCTCTTCCTCATGTTCGGGTACCGCCGCAG TCTGTTCTGCAGGAAGGGCACCCAGGATAGCTGGTCTGTGCCCCAGGGGGAGGCCGCGGGACATGTGGGGCAGAGGAGCGTTTCTAAGGAAGGGGTCACTCGCTCTCCAGAAGTCATAGAGCTAGTGCCGCAG ACTTGTGACACTCGAGGAGCAGCGAGTGGGCAGGGCCAGTCTCACCCGGGTCAATGCCAGGTCCTCATCGAGCAGCACCCGTCGCGGCAGCCTGGCACGGGCACCGGCTAG